In Miscanthus floridulus cultivar M001 chromosome 5, ASM1932011v1, whole genome shotgun sequence, one genomic interval encodes:
- the LOC136455074 gene encoding early nodulin-like protein 4 has translation MSLVLSIGFAAFVAASASADTSHSHGNVFYVGDKDCWISKPAKSYDRWAARHRFTVTDTLVFKYKKGVDSLLVMDKRHYDACDGKDPIDELRDGDSTYVLGRTGSFYFISGDAGR, from the exons ATGAGCCTTGTTCTATCCATTGGTTTCGCGGCGTTCGTAGCGGCCTCGGCGTCGGCGGACACCTCGCATTCCCATGGCAACGTGTTCTACGTCGGCGACAAGGACTGCTGGATCAGCAAGCCGGCCAAGAGCTACGATCGCTGGGCCGCCCGCCACCGCTTCACGGTCACCGACACCCTTG TGTTCAAGTACAAGAAAGGCGTGGACTCTTTGCTGGTCATGGACAAGCGCCACTATGACGCGTGCGACGGGAAGGACCCCATAGACGAGCTGCGCGACGGCGACTCGACCTACGTGTTGGGTAGAACTGGGTCGTTCTACTTCATCAGCGGTGATGCCGGCCGATAG